One window of Cryobacterium arcticum genomic DNA carries:
- the rmuC gene encoding DNA recombination protein RmuC — protein MDPLALLLGLVIGAVVGALVSAVLLQRRRSTTPTGEDPAVLDARHQVVLAETRAREAAVQSLLREELASMQATADGLRDQIADQKRQYRDIVDRQRDDQAARTERDRQESQVLQALAPVKDSLVTMQQKVAELEQQRSLQHGELTEQLRSATESEERLRSTAESLASALRANNTRGVWGETQLRSVVEAAGLIERVDFDVQSSIHSDAGAGRPDMVVHLPGGKNIAVDAKVPFTAFLEASQIPATATGSDGAQRAVFMKAHVKAVRDHVTALGSKAYWQGLDASPELVIAFIPSESLVSSALEADPSLMEFAFSKRVALASPVTLWSVLKTVAFSWQQDVLTHDAQVLFDLSRELYSRLATTATHIEKLGRAIERTVKDYNGFVGSMERQVLPTARKLNALDESKVLAPLVGIEEAPRELVAYEFVAALETDALEAIPTRD, from the coding sequence CCCCGACGGGCGAGGATCCCGCCGTTCTCGACGCCCGGCACCAGGTGGTGCTCGCCGAGACGCGCGCCCGGGAGGCTGCCGTGCAGTCGCTGCTCCGCGAAGAACTCGCGTCGATGCAGGCCACCGCCGACGGGCTGCGCGACCAGATCGCCGACCAGAAGCGGCAGTACCGTGACATCGTCGACCGGCAGCGCGATGATCAGGCCGCCCGCACCGAACGGGACCGGCAGGAGAGCCAGGTACTACAGGCCCTCGCCCCGGTCAAGGACAGCCTGGTGACCATGCAGCAGAAAGTCGCCGAGCTCGAGCAGCAGCGCAGCCTGCAGCACGGTGAGCTCACCGAGCAGCTGCGCTCTGCCACCGAATCCGAGGAGCGACTGCGCAGCACCGCCGAATCCCTCGCCTCCGCCCTGCGCGCCAACAACACCCGCGGCGTCTGGGGCGAGACCCAGCTGCGCAGCGTGGTCGAGGCGGCCGGGCTCATCGAGCGCGTCGACTTCGATGTGCAGTCGAGCATCCACTCGGATGCCGGCGCCGGCCGGCCCGACATGGTCGTGCACCTGCCCGGCGGCAAGAACATCGCCGTGGACGCGAAGGTGCCCTTCACCGCGTTCCTGGAGGCCAGCCAGATCCCCGCCACGGCCACGGGTTCCGATGGCGCCCAGCGGGCCGTCTTCATGAAGGCGCACGTCAAGGCCGTGCGGGACCACGTCACGGCGCTGGGCAGCAAGGCCTACTGGCAAGGCCTCGATGCCTCCCCCGAACTCGTGATCGCCTTCATTCCCAGCGAATCGCTGGTCTCGTCGGCGCTCGAGGCCGACCCGTCGCTGATGGAGTTCGCGTTCAGCAAGCGCGTCGCCCTGGCTTCCCCCGTCACGCTCTGGTCGGTGCTGAAGACCGTGGCGTTCAGCTGGCAGCAGGATGTGCTCACCCACGACGCGCAGGTGCTCTTCGACCTCAGCCGCGAGCTCTACTCGCGGCTGGCCACCACCGCCACGCACATCGAGAAGCTCGGTCGCGCCATCGAGCGCACCGTGAAGGACTACAACGGCTTCGTCGGCTCGATGGAACGCCAGGTGCTGCCCACCGCCCGCAAGCTCAACGCTCTCGACGAGTCGAAGGTGCTCGCGCCGCTCGTCGGCATCGAGGAGGCGCCCCGGGAGCTCGTGGCCTACGAGTTCGTGGCTGCGCTGGAGACCGACGCCCTGGAAGCGATCCCCACCCGGGACTGA
- a CDS encoding heme oxygenase (biliverdin-producing), with amino-acid sequence MTATHGTTPHTLDQQPSLAEYLRASSSGQHRDTETRSFITELMSGHLSLEDYTRYLGQYAWVYEALEQLVDRVSQIDHLDLFDPDLERLPAIESDLAALGVQDWRHEHPPLPATTAYIEHLQSLTNADSVRCLAHHYTRYLGDLSGGQAIASLVARHYGAEPEQLGFYRFDAINNIVQYKRAYRDRLNALSLAPTDVDTLVAEVDAAFTYNGAVFDGLAN; translated from the coding sequence ATGACCGCGACCCACGGCACCACCCCGCACACCCTGGACCAGCAGCCGAGCCTGGCCGAGTACCTTCGGGCAAGTTCCAGTGGCCAGCACCGCGACACCGAGACCCGGTCCTTCATCACCGAGTTGATGAGCGGCCACCTCTCGCTCGAGGACTACACGCGCTACCTCGGTCAGTACGCCTGGGTTTACGAGGCCCTCGAACAACTCGTCGACCGGGTGTCCCAGATCGACCATCTTGACCTCTTCGATCCCGACCTGGAGCGATTGCCCGCCATCGAGAGCGACCTCGCCGCGCTCGGCGTGCAGGACTGGCGCCACGAGCACCCGCCGCTGCCCGCCACCACCGCGTACATCGAACACCTGCAGTCGCTCACCAACGCCGACAGCGTGCGCTGCCTGGCGCACCATTACACGCGCTACCTCGGCGACCTCTCCGGCGGCCAGGCGATCGCCTCGCTCGTGGCCCGTCACTACGGTGCGGAGCCCGAGCAGCTCGGCTTCTACAGGTTCGACGCGATCAACAACATCGTGCAGTACAAGCGCGCGTACCGGGACCGGCTCAACGCCCTCTCGCTGGCACCCACCGACGTGGACACTCTCGTCGCCGAGGTCGATGCGGCATTCACCTACAACGGTGCAGTCTTCGACGGGTTGGCGAACTAG
- the phoA gene encoding alkaline phosphatase encodes MFRASKSSNHRPGRTALMAAATGLIAGASILAPLGAYAATDDHGGAARNNGDKTSAIRESIVDGPAKNVILLIGDGMGDSEITVARNYAEGAAGEFAGIDALPLTGQYTTYALNKDGTPNYASESASTASGWSTGTKTSNGALSVDISGKPQSTLLELAKANGLRTGNVSTAEIQDATPGAQIAHISARGCYGPVKTTANCASESLEKGGLGSISEQLLNLRPDVVLGGGSATFTEKAVAGDWAGKTLFEQATARGYQLVDSAAGLDTVTAADQSAPVLGLFTKGNFPTRWVGPAATVGGGNLAPVSCTENPARLNTGLSLASLTDKAIDLLSADSDQGFFLQVEGASIDKQDHAADACGQIGETVDLDEAVQSALAFAKADGNTLVVVTADHAHTSQIVGSTPPGLSVALTTEEGSTMLVSYGTANAGESQQHTGSQVRIAGYGPGAANVLGLTDQTDLFFTSSNALALNTDLRSLSAAATLTLDQPTVAPGAAFTGTGAGLNADWRVAGKISTSGSADPLGTVDVIDGQALITGTAPTTPGQYTVTATGAQTGVSVSAQLTVAAAGTTPTPTATPTPTTTPAAVLPGGSTNGGVGGVAAAVGAVLAATGTQVAPLMGAAALLLAAGGALVWFRRRRHGLTES; translated from the coding sequence GTGTTCCGTGCGTCCAAGTCATCCAATCACCGGCCCGGGCGCACCGCGCTCATGGCCGCCGCGACCGGCCTCATCGCCGGCGCCAGCATCCTCGCGCCGCTCGGCGCATACGCTGCCACCGACGATCACGGTGGAGCCGCTCGCAACAACGGCGACAAGACCTCAGCGATTCGCGAGTCCATCGTCGATGGGCCGGCGAAGAACGTCATCCTGCTGATCGGCGACGGCATGGGTGACAGCGAGATCACCGTGGCCCGTAACTATGCGGAGGGTGCGGCCGGTGAGTTCGCCGGTATCGACGCGCTGCCGTTGACCGGCCAGTACACGACCTACGCCCTCAACAAAGACGGCACCCCGAACTACGCGTCGGAATCGGCGTCGACCGCCAGCGGCTGGTCGACCGGGACGAAGACGAGCAACGGCGCCCTCTCGGTGGACATCTCCGGTAAGCCCCAGTCGACGCTTCTCGAACTGGCCAAGGCCAACGGCCTCCGCACCGGAAACGTGTCGACAGCGGAAATTCAGGATGCCACCCCCGGCGCGCAGATCGCCCACATCTCGGCCCGTGGTTGCTACGGACCCGTGAAGACCACGGCGAACTGCGCCAGCGAGTCGCTCGAGAAGGGCGGACTGGGCTCCATCTCCGAACAACTGCTCAACCTGCGCCCCGATGTGGTTCTCGGCGGCGGCTCGGCGACCTTCACCGAGAAGGCCGTGGCGGGCGACTGGGCCGGCAAGACGCTCTTCGAACAGGCCACCGCCCGCGGCTACCAACTGGTAGACAGCGCCGCCGGCCTCGACACGGTCACCGCCGCCGACCAGAGCGCACCGGTGCTCGGACTCTTCACCAAGGGCAACTTCCCCACCCGCTGGGTCGGCCCCGCAGCCACAGTCGGCGGCGGAAACCTCGCCCCGGTCTCGTGCACCGAGAACCCGGCGCGACTGAACACAGGGCTCTCCCTCGCCTCCCTGACCGACAAGGCCATCGACCTCCTGTCCGCCGACAGCGACCAGGGTTTCTTCCTCCAGGTCGAAGGCGCCAGCATCGACAAGCAGGACCACGCCGCGGATGCCTGCGGCCAGATCGGTGAGACCGTCGACCTCGACGAGGCCGTGCAGTCGGCCCTCGCGTTCGCCAAGGCCGACGGCAACACCCTGGTCGTGGTGACCGCCGACCACGCGCACACCAGCCAGATCGTGGGATCGACCCCGCCCGGCCTGAGCGTTGCGCTGACCACCGAAGAAGGATCGACCATGCTCGTGAGCTACGGCACCGCGAACGCCGGTGAGTCCCAGCAGCACACGGGATCCCAGGTGCGGATCGCCGGCTACGGCCCTGGAGCGGCGAACGTGCTCGGCCTGACCGACCAGACCGACCTGTTCTTCACGTCGTCCAACGCCCTGGCCCTGAACACCGACCTCCGATCGCTGAGCGCCGCAGCCACACTCACCCTGGACCAGCCCACCGTCGCCCCGGGCGCCGCATTCACCGGCACCGGCGCAGGGCTGAACGCAGACTGGCGGGTCGCCGGCAAGATCAGCACGTCCGGTTCCGCCGACCCACTGGGCACGGTTGACGTGATCGATGGCCAGGCCCTCATCACGGGAACCGCGCCGACGACTCCCGGGCAGTACACCGTCACCGCAACCGGTGCGCAAACCGGCGTATCCGTGTCGGCCCAGTTGACGGTTGCGGCAGCGGGAACGACACCGACGCCCACGGCCACGCCGACCCCGACGACCACCCCGGCCGCCGTCCTGCCCGGTGGCTCCACGAATGGTGGGGTGGGCGGGGTTGCCGCTGCCGTCGGCGCAGTTCTGGCCGCCACCGGTACGCAGGTGGCTCCGCTGATGGGAGCCGCCGCGCTGTTGCTGGCTGCGGGCGGGGCGCTCGTCTGGTTCCGTCGTCGCCGTCACGGCCTGACCGAGTCGTAG
- a CDS encoding pilus assembly protein TadG-related protein: MRRPWARRIRGEHGDEGSTLLLTIFYGFLALVVVLIVVAATSLYLERKQLFTLADGAALAAAESFRLDAVAIDSGQLHAALTTPEIRAAATGYLAAARHPGLEDLTLTRADTVDGQSATITLQAWWRPPVLTLFVPDGLPVQVTAVARSVFG, encoded by the coding sequence GTGCGGCGACCGTGGGCACGACGCATCCGTGGTGAGCACGGCGACGAGGGTTCCACGCTGCTGCTGACGATCTTCTACGGCTTCCTCGCCCTGGTGGTGGTGCTGATCGTGGTGGCCGCGACCAGCCTCTACCTCGAGCGCAAGCAGCTCTTCACCCTCGCGGATGGCGCGGCGCTCGCCGCAGCTGAATCGTTCCGGCTCGACGCGGTCGCGATCGACTCCGGGCAGTTGCACGCCGCACTGACCACCCCGGAGATCCGGGCTGCCGCGACCGGATACCTCGCCGCCGCCCGCCACCCCGGGCTGGAAGACTTGACGCTGACCCGCGCCGACACCGTGGACGGCCAGAGCGCCACCATCACCCTGCAAGCCTGGTGGCGCCCGCCCGTGCTCACCCTGTTCGTGCCCGACGGCCTGCCTGTGCAGGTGACCGCGGTCGCGCGGTCGGTCTTCGGCTGA
- a CDS encoding CpaF family protein gives MSEAVRIITEQVRLRVRRDGVDLAGDGTLTDQYVRDEVRRYSERALGGSAPLLADEFQAAREVVAALTGFGALQPFLDDPDIEEIWINAPSRVFVARDGVPELTTMVLTEREVRDLVERMLQASGRRVDLSSPFVDASLPDGSRLHVVIPDITQRFWSVNIRKFTRRIRDLTQLVALGALTQPAADFLRVCVRGGQNILVCGATQTGKTTLLNALLSAAPRTERIITVEETFELSVAGRDVVAMQCRQPSLEGTGEITLRRLIKESLRMRPDRLVVGEVREAESLDLLIALNSGLPGMCSIHANSARDALAKLSTLPLLAGRNIDSSFVLPTVAGCIDIVVHCEMDRHGRRRVTEIIAPSGQLTGATIEASPLFLMNNGVLEHTGGFPTKLAKFRAAGLDPADVLRRGAA, from the coding sequence ATGAGCGAGGCCGTGCGGATCATCACCGAGCAGGTGCGGCTGCGTGTGCGCCGGGACGGCGTCGACCTGGCCGGCGACGGCACCCTGACCGACCAGTACGTGCGCGACGAGGTGCGCCGGTACAGCGAACGCGCCCTCGGCGGGTCCGCGCCGCTGCTCGCCGACGAGTTCCAGGCCGCCCGCGAGGTGGTCGCCGCCCTCACCGGGTTCGGGGCGCTGCAGCCGTTCCTGGACGACCCCGATATCGAGGAGATCTGGATCAACGCGCCCAGCCGGGTGTTCGTGGCCCGCGACGGCGTGCCGGAGCTGACGACCATGGTGCTCACCGAACGCGAGGTGCGCGACCTCGTCGAACGGATGCTGCAGGCCTCCGGCCGCCGTGTCGACCTGTCCTCCCCGTTCGTCGACGCCTCCCTGCCCGATGGGTCGCGACTGCACGTGGTGATCCCCGACATCACCCAGCGGTTCTGGTCGGTGAACATCCGCAAGTTCACCCGGCGCATCCGGGATCTCACCCAGCTTGTGGCGCTCGGGGCGCTCACCCAGCCGGCCGCCGACTTCCTGCGGGTGTGCGTGCGGGGCGGGCAGAACATCCTGGTCTGCGGGGCGACGCAGACCGGGAAGACCACCCTGCTCAACGCGCTGCTCTCGGCGGCCCCGCGCACCGAACGCATCATCACGGTGGAGGAGACCTTCGAGCTGAGCGTGGCCGGCCGGGACGTCGTGGCGATGCAGTGCCGACAGCCCAGCCTGGAGGGCACCGGAGAGATCACCCTGCGCCGCCTGATCAAGGAGTCGCTGCGGATGCGACCCGACCGGCTCGTGGTGGGCGAGGTGCGGGAGGCCGAGAGCCTGGACCTGCTCATCGCACTGAACAGTGGACTGCCGGGCATGTGCTCCATCCACGCCAACAGCGCCAGGGACGCGCTCGCCAAGCTGTCGACATTGCCGCTGCTTGCGGGCCGCAACATCGACTCGTCGTTCGTGCTGCCCACTGTGGCCGGCTGCATCGACATCGTCGTGCACTGTGAGATGGATCGGCACGGCCGGCGTCGGGTGACCGAGATCATTGCGCCGAGTGGCCAGCTCACCGGCGCCACGATCGAGGCCAGTCCACTGTTCCTGATGAACAACGGCGTCCTCGAGCACACCGGCGGCTTCCCCACCAAGCTCGCCAAGTTCCGCGCCGCCGGGCTTGACCCCGCCGACGTGCTGCGGAGGGGAGCGGCATGA
- a CDS encoding DedA family protein: MLRTAALDGQLSDFLASTGVVLFYLLVWALVFAGTALFLGVFIPFITGDSLLFGSGLVAASSSNLNIVVLAVGIGIAAFLGDQVGFLLGRRYGRGYLDRRGGRRTQLAIVKTESFYLKYGWWAVVVARFMPWARVFVPVVAGVGRMNYYKFLSSNVVGALAWGVGITLTGYYAAAIPGVKSAAYVIAAFFITASIVFGLRTWLADRAQTRLEAQTSTGPHNTLGG; this comes from the coding sequence ATGCTGCGCACGGCGGCACTCGACGGCCAGCTCAGCGATTTCCTCGCGAGCACCGGCGTTGTGTTGTTCTACCTGCTGGTCTGGGCGCTCGTGTTCGCGGGCACCGCTCTGTTCCTGGGCGTCTTCATCCCGTTCATCACGGGCGACTCCCTGCTCTTCGGGTCCGGGCTGGTCGCCGCGTCGAGTTCGAACCTCAACATCGTCGTCCTCGCGGTCGGCATCGGCATCGCCGCCTTCCTCGGCGACCAGGTGGGATTCCTGCTCGGCCGCCGCTACGGCCGGGGCTACCTGGACCGGCGCGGCGGACGCCGCACCCAGCTGGCCATCGTGAAAACCGAGTCGTTCTACCTCAAGTACGGCTGGTGGGCCGTTGTCGTGGCCCGGTTCATGCCCTGGGCGCGGGTGTTCGTGCCCGTCGTGGCGGGCGTCGGACGGATGAACTACTACAAGTTCCTCTCCAGCAACGTGGTCGGAGCCCTGGCTTGGGGCGTGGGCATCACCCTGACCGGCTATTACGCCGCCGCGATCCCCGGCGTCAAGAGCGCGGCATACGTGATCGCCGCGTTCTTCATCACTGCGTCGATCGTCTTCGGCCTGCGCACCTGGCTGGCCGACCGCGCCCAGACCCGGCTCGAGGCGCAGACCAGCACCGGTCCTCACAACACTTTGGGGGGTTAG
- a CDS encoding TadE/TadG family type IV pilus assembly protein: MSLRRSIRGSVVRVRWGDAERGTAVAEFVMVAALLTGLTLAVLQLALALHIRNTVLDAAAEGARYAALADSGLGQGAERSRDLITAALGPAYAADVTADYTAVAGQPGVRVRVVAPLPLFGLFGVADGLEVEGHAVVEGSVG, encoded by the coding sequence ATGAGCCTGCGCCGCAGCATCCGGGGCAGCGTCGTCAGAGTCCGGTGGGGCGACGCCGAGCGTGGCACGGCGGTGGCCGAATTCGTGATGGTGGCCGCCCTCCTCACCGGCCTCACCCTGGCGGTGCTGCAGCTGGCGTTGGCGCTGCACATCCGCAACACCGTGCTGGATGCCGCCGCCGAGGGTGCCCGGTATGCCGCCCTGGCGGACAGCGGCCTCGGCCAGGGCGCCGAGCGCAGCCGGGACCTCATCACGGCGGCGCTCGGCCCGGCCTACGCTGCCGACGTGACGGCCGACTACACGGCGGTGGCGGGGCAGCCAGGAGTGCGGGTGCGGGTCGTGGCCCCGCTGCCGCTGTTCGGGCTGTTCGGTGTGGCCGACGGGCTGGAGGTGGAGGGGCATGCCGTCGTGGAGGGGTCAGTGGGCTGA
- a CDS encoding EamA family transporter has translation MTAKRDRLTGAGAQLVTEVSINYGSSLAGLLIPMVGSPVVVAVRQLVMAVAVLPFYRPKFVTFTWARLWPALALGVVLAVMNLTFYESVARLGLGVAATIEFLGPFAVALAASRRALDFVCAAAAAGGVFLLTWSDGTLDPFGIALALTAAAAWAGYILLTRRVATQLPGLEGITIASLVSLVLLVPVALVTVDYAKLNWGIIGLLVAVGLLSSAFPYTLDTYILRRITPRLYAIITSFGPVVAAIFGVLVLGEVLLFQQQLAILVVCGAAGAAIATQREQPVSDIERTARAIP, from the coding sequence GTGACAGCCAAGCGTGACCGCCTCACCGGCGCCGGAGCCCAACTCGTCACCGAGGTGAGCATCAACTACGGCTCGTCCCTGGCCGGGCTGCTCATCCCCATGGTCGGGTCCCCGGTCGTCGTGGCCGTGCGCCAGCTCGTGATGGCCGTGGCCGTGCTTCCGTTCTACCGGCCGAAGTTCGTCACCTTCACCTGGGCTCGGCTCTGGCCGGCGCTCGCCCTCGGTGTGGTGCTCGCGGTGATGAACCTCACCTTCTACGAGTCGGTCGCCCGGCTCGGCCTCGGCGTGGCCGCCACCATCGAGTTCCTCGGCCCGTTCGCGGTGGCTCTCGCCGCTTCCCGCCGGGCGCTCGACTTCGTCTGCGCCGCGGCCGCCGCCGGCGGGGTGTTCCTGCTCACCTGGTCGGATGGCACGCTCGACCCGTTCGGCATCGCCCTGGCACTCACCGCCGCCGCGGCCTGGGCCGGCTACATCCTGCTGACCCGCCGGGTGGCCACCCAGCTGCCCGGCTTGGAAGGCATCACCATCGCCAGCCTCGTCAGCCTGGTGCTGCTCGTTCCGGTGGCTCTCGTCACCGTCGACTACGCGAAGCTCAACTGGGGCATCATCGGGCTGCTCGTCGCGGTGGGGCTGCTGTCGTCGGCGTTCCCGTACACGCTGGACACCTACATCCTCCGGCGCATCACCCCGAGGCTGTACGCGATCATCACGAGCTTCGGTCCCGTCGTCGCGGCGATCTTCGGTGTGCTGGTGCTCGGCGAGGTTCTCCTGTTCCAGCAGCAGCTGGCGATCCTCGTGGTGTGCGGCGCGGCCGGCGCCGCGATCGCCACGCAGCGCGAGCAACCGGTCTCCGACATCGAGCGCACCGCGCGCGCCATCCCGTAG
- a CDS encoding type II secretion system F family protein: MVPVTALAWGAFFGAVLGIGLWSLVSLTPRLSRPRLANRLAPYLLDVSGEARVFVGRRSIDPIPVLGTLFSPVFESLAQALASALGGAEAVDRRLRQSGSTRTVEAFRSEQLAWALIAAATALLVVIGTPLGRGWPLIVQVAAPVTAAAAGVVLRDTVLKRAATARLDRIDSELPTILEFLMLSLAAGEGILDALRRVSGSTSGELSREFAGLIHDVHAGASVTTALTELSRRMRLTSLTRFVDQVVGAIDRGSPLAEVLRAQAQDGREEAKRTLLEAAGKKEMAMMVPLVFLILPMTILFAIFPGLFVLQAGF, encoded by the coding sequence GTGGTTCCAGTGACCGCGCTGGCCTGGGGTGCGTTCTTCGGCGCGGTGCTCGGCATCGGGCTGTGGTCATTGGTGAGCCTCACCCCGCGATTGAGCCGGCCCCGGCTGGCGAACCGGTTGGCGCCATACCTGTTGGACGTCTCCGGGGAGGCCCGGGTGTTCGTCGGCCGTCGCTCCATCGACCCCATCCCCGTGCTGGGCACGCTGTTCTCGCCCGTGTTCGAGTCGCTCGCGCAGGCCCTCGCCAGCGCGCTGGGCGGCGCCGAGGCCGTGGACCGCCGGCTGCGGCAATCCGGGTCCACCCGCACGGTCGAGGCGTTCCGCTCGGAGCAACTCGCCTGGGCGTTGATCGCCGCCGCGACCGCGCTGCTCGTGGTGATCGGCACACCCCTTGGCCGCGGGTGGCCGCTCATCGTGCAGGTCGCCGCGCCCGTCACGGCAGCGGCGGCCGGTGTGGTGCTGCGCGACACGGTGCTCAAACGGGCCGCCACGGCGCGGCTGGACCGCATCGACAGCGAACTGCCCACCATCCTCGAGTTCCTCATGTTGTCCCTGGCCGCCGGCGAGGGCATCCTCGACGCTCTCCGCCGGGTGTCCGGCAGCACGTCGGGGGAGCTGTCGCGGGAGTTCGCCGGGTTGATCCACGACGTGCACGCTGGAGCGTCCGTCACGACCGCGCTCACCGAACTGTCCCGGCGGATGCGGCTGACCTCGCTGACCCGCTTCGTGGACCAGGTCGTCGGCGCGATCGACCGGGGGTCTCCACTGGCCGAGGTGCTGCGGGCGCAGGCCCAGGACGGCCGCGAGGAAGCCAAGCGCACCCTGCTCGAGGCCGCCGGGAAGAAGGAGATGGCCATGATGGTGCCGCTGGTCTTCCTGATCCTGCCGATGACCATCCTGTTCGCGATCTTCCCCGGCCTGTTCGTGCTGCAGGCCGGGTTCTAG
- a CDS encoding type II secretion system F family protein has protein sequence MTLVLGSLLGAGLVLLSAPFLWPSSRSGRRGSRLTDGWRARLAQAGMGGLPLSVFATVSWVLAVAAAALAEAILGVRALTVVAGVLWLILPSLIVLWRARARRRLNRTVWPDVVDHLVSAVRSGLALPDAVSSLAQSGPVLTRVSFAEFERDYRATGNFGYSVDKLKSSLADPFADRLLETLRMAREVGGSDLTVVLRSLSSWLRQDAAVRAEVEAKQSWVVNAARLGVAAPWIVLVLISTRPEAAQAFNTAAGTVVILGGLTVSVLAYRVMLALGRLPEERRWFQ, from the coding sequence ATGACGCTTGTGCTGGGCAGTCTCCTGGGCGCCGGGCTGGTGCTGCTCAGCGCGCCGTTCCTCTGGCCGTCCAGCCGTTCCGGCCGCCGCGGCAGCCGGTTGACGGATGGCTGGCGTGCGCGCCTCGCCCAGGCCGGCATGGGTGGGCTGCCGCTGTCGGTGTTCGCAACGGTCTCCTGGGTGCTGGCGGTGGCGGCCGCGGCGCTCGCCGAGGCGATCCTCGGAGTACGGGCGCTGACCGTGGTGGCCGGGGTGCTCTGGCTGATCCTGCCCAGCCTCATCGTGCTGTGGCGGGCCCGCGCCCGACGTCGGCTCAATCGCACGGTGTGGCCTGACGTCGTGGACCATCTGGTCTCCGCCGTGCGCTCGGGTCTCGCTCTGCCCGACGCGGTGAGCAGCCTGGCGCAGTCGGGTCCGGTGCTGACCCGGGTGTCGTTCGCCGAGTTCGAACGCGACTACCGCGCCACCGGCAATTTCGGTTACAGCGTCGACAAGCTCAAGAGCTCCCTGGCCGACCCGTTCGCCGACCGACTGCTGGAGACCCTCCGCATGGCGCGGGAGGTGGGCGGCAGCGACCTCACCGTGGTGTTGCGCAGCCTGTCCAGTTGGCTGCGGCAGGATGCGGCGGTGCGCGCCGAGGTGGAGGCCAAACAGTCCTGGGTGGTCAACGCCGCCCGCCTCGGGGTCGCCGCCCCCTGGATCGTGCTCGTGCTCATCAGCACCCGGCCCGAGGCGGCGCAGGCGTTCAACACCGCGGCGGGCACCGTCGTGATCCTCGGCGGCCTCACGGTCTCCGTGCTGGCCTACCGGGTGATGCTCGCCCTGGGCCGGTTGCCCGAGGAACGCCGGTGGTTCCAGTGA